TATCGCGAGTATATTAAGCGGGTCCGACATAGCTATCGTAAGGACGCCGCCGATCTTCGATACGGGTATTATCGAATACTGCCTGGCCATCTTCTCCGGGATCAGCGGGATAAGCGACTTATCTATCTTATATTTCGTCAGGTCTATAGGAGGCATGTTAAGCTGGCGGCTCATCACCACCATGAGGTCCTTTTCCGATACGAAACCGTTCCCGATCAATATCTTTCCAAGACTTCCTCCGGATTTTTTCTGTATCTCGAGGGCGCGGTCAAGATCCTTCTGCTTTACCATCTTACCGTTAACCAGAAGGTCTATGAGCTTATATCTGAATGATTCTATCATACCGTATCCAGGTCCTGTTCCCCGACTGTTACCCGAAGCACCTCGTCCAGGGTTGTCACGCCGTCGAGCGCGTTCTGCATCCCGTTCTCCCTGAGAGTCTTCATGCCTTCACGCCTGGCCTCTTCCCGTATCTTATATTCCTGGGCTTCTTCCAGTATAAGGACCTTTATTCTTGAAGTTACCGGCAAAACTTCAAGTAACGCCGTCCTTCCCTTATAACCCGTGCCCAGGCATTTATTGCACCCTTTGCCGCGATAGAACTTAACGCCCTTCTTATCAGTATCTATCTTAAGCTTTTCGGCCATATCTTTGCCGAGTTCGAAAGGCTCTTTGCAGCTCAGGCATATCTTGCGGACAAGCCTCTGCGCGCCTACCATTATTAAGGATGAGGTTATTAAGAACGGTTCGACGCCCATGTTAATAAGGCGGACTATGGAACCGGTAGCCGTCGTCGTATGCAGTGTGCTTAAGACCAGGTGGCCCGTCAAGGCCGACTTGATCGCTATATCGACAGTCTCGAAGTCCCTTATCTCCCCTATCATTATAACATTCGGGTCCTGGCGCAATATCGAGCGTAAGACACTCGCGAAAGTAAGCCCGATATCGGGTTTTGCGGCGACCTGATTTATGCCTTCGATTATATACTCCACAGGATCTTCGACAGTGACGATATTCTTTTCGGGAGAATTCACATGCTGCATTACCGAATAAAGGGTGGTGGTCTTGCCGCATCCGGTCGGCCCGCATATCAGGATCATACCGTGCGGCTTTGAATCGGCTTTCTTTATCTCCTCCAGGGACCGGGTGTCAAATCCCAGCTTCTCTATATCAAGGGTAGCCTGGGACTTGTCCAGGATCCTCAACGCGACTTTTTCCCCGCGGCTGGACGGAAGAACCGAGACCCTGAAGTCCACTTCCCTGCCGCTCAACTTTACCTTAAACCTTCCGTCTTGAGGCAGTCGTCTTTCCGCTATGTCCAGGTCCGACATTACCTTTATCCTGGATATTATGGCGTTCTGGAATGCCTTCGGCGACCGCTTGCCTTCGCGCCATATGCCGTCAACGCGGTATCTTATACGGACCTCGGTGTCGAGAGGCTCGATAAGTATATCGCTGGAACGCATTGAAACGCCTTCCGCGAGAAGCATATTGGTGATCTTGACCACAGGCGC
This window of the Candidatus Omnitrophota bacterium genome carries:
- a CDS encoding ATPase, T2SS/T4P/T4SS family is translated as MATELKEKLAKLLVDKKLIKPADLEKAISFQKEKGGSLSDILISLGLVSKSDLMVTLSQGLGIPPINLSRYKIDPAVIKLVPRKTARNYMILPISKIGDTLMIAMADPLNIFAIDDIKTLTGYKISPVIAYEKDIREALGHYYDEDAYAAIEKIVGDIDDLKLIDNLSGEESQSSTDILRMTQDAPVVKITNMLLAEGVSMRSSDILIEPLDTEVRIRYRVDGIWREGKRSPKAFQNAIISRIKVMSDLDIAERRLPQDGRFKVKLSGREVDFRVSVLPSSRGEKVALRILDKSQATLDIEKLGFDTRSLEEIKKADSKPHGMILICGPTGCGKTTTLYSVMQHVNSPEKNIVTVEDPVEYIIEGINQVAAKPDIGLTFASVLRSILRQDPNVIMIGEIRDFETVDIAIKSALTGHLVLSTLHTTTATGSIVRLINMGVEPFLITSSLIMVGAQRLVRKICLSCKEPFELGKDMAEKLKIDTDKKGVKFYRGKGCNKCLGTGYKGRTALLEVLPVTSRIKVLILEEAQEYKIREEARREGMKTLRENGMQNALDGVTTLDEVLRVTVGEQDLDTV